One part of the Odontesthes bonariensis isolate fOdoBon6 chromosome 15, fOdoBon6.hap1, whole genome shotgun sequence genome encodes these proteins:
- the lpxn gene encoding leupaxin, whose protein sequence is MDELDLLLEELALNPAGSGCTQENRNDDTAAGENTQKELLSPGVPGADLAGLSQKEKNSSLCTNVYSDLPAPVAASQTPDSPTLELESILQDLMGLAQGDPAPSSTPPLLTQKQSVKKKKEDEQERKEGSSSSTPVDSRDGTASTQRQKTDAIDDLLGGLSSDLEKIGVRTTAKGHCAACNKGIVGKIITALGEVWHPEHFVCVVCKMELSTRGFFEREGQPYCDKDYHQLFSPRCAYCKGPIMQNILTAMDQNWHPEHFFCAHCGDLFGQENFMEKDGKPYCHKDFYHLFAPKCSGCGESVRENYLTAANGTWHPECFVCADCLKPFTDGCFMEMDGRPLCALHFHSRQGTLCGSCGKPITGRCISALDSKFHPEHFVCAFCLRQLSQGIFKEQKGKPYCSACFNKLFL, encoded by the exons ATGGATGAGCTCG ATTTGCTGTTGGAGGAGCTGGCCCTGAATCCGGCAGGTTCAGGCTGCACACAAGAAAACAGAAACGATGATACGGCTGCTGGAGAG AATACCCAGAAGGAACTGCTGTCTCCGGGGGTTCCAGGAGCAGATTTAGCTGGACTTtctcaaaaagagaaaaacagctcACTCTGCACAAATGTCTACAG TGATCTGCCAGCTCCTGTGGCCGCTTCCCAGACTCCTGACTCACCCACACTGGAGCTCGAGTCTATCCTGCAAGATCTCATGGGTCTAGCACAAGGG GATCCAGCACCTTCATCAACCCCACCGCTGCTAACACAAAAGCagtctgtgaaaaagaaaaaagaggatgagcaagagagaaaagagggcagcagcagcagcactccaGTAGACTCCAGAGATGGAACCGCCTCAACccagagacagaaaacagatgCTATCGATGACCTGCTGGGAGGCCTCAGCTCCGACTTGGAGAAGATAGGTGTACGCACCACTGCTAAGGGCCACTGCGCTGCCTGCAATAAAGGCATTGTGGGAAAG ATAATCACAGCACTGGGGGAAGTGTGGCATCCCGAACACTTTGTTTGTGTGGTGTGTAAGATGGAGCTGAGCACAAGAGGCTTCTTTGAAAGAGAGGGACAGCCATACTGTGACAAAGACTACCATCAGCTCTTCTCTCCACGTTGTGCTTATTGCAAGGGGCCCATTATGCAG AACATCCTGACAGCCATGGACCAGAACTGGCACCCAGAGCACTTCTTCTGCGCACACTGCGGAGACCTGTTTGGGCAAGAAA ATTTCATGGAGAAGGATGGGAAACCGTACTGTCACAAGGACTTCTACCACCTCTTTGCTCCCAAGTGCTCAGGCTGTGGAGAGTCTGTGAGGGAGAACTACCTGACTGCTGCCAATGGCACCTGGCATCCAGAGTGCTTCGTCTGCGCA GACTGCCTGAAGCCCTTCACCGACGGCTGTTTCATGGAGATGGATGGTCGACCCCTCTGTGCACTGCACTTTCACTCCAGGCAGGGCACTCTGTGCGGCAGCTGTGGAAAGCCCATCACCGGCCGCTGCATCTCCGCTCTTGATAGCAAGTTTCACCCAGAGCACTTTGTGTGCGCCTTCTGTCTGCGGCAGCTCAGCCAGGGCATCTTCAAGGAGCAGAAGGGGAAGCCGTACTGTTCTGCTTGCTTTAACAAGCTTTTCTTGTGA